A region of Culicoides brevitarsis isolate CSIRO-B50_1 chromosome 1, AGI_CSIRO_Cbre_v1, whole genome shotgun sequence DNA encodes the following proteins:
- the LOC134837935 gene encoding SET domain-containing protein SmydA-8-like isoform X2, which produces MVSENERVAGNCAICDKETKTRCSACQSVFYCCVEHQKSDWSRHKNSCHPFKVESSPEFGRYLVASKDIKAGEIVLKESPLVCGPSQITPPVCVGCLQKIEEKRHTECERCGWLVCRRECQDLPGHKAECELTVARGEKVSVFKYFEAPHPTYQCLAVVRALLLRDSAPEKYEKLLKLESHDKERKETEQWELDSKHIADFIKRFFRCESRWSTDEILKVVGILQVNGHEVPLTVPGHIAVYNLASLIEHSCRNNVAKSFTKHGDIIFWAPNPIKRGERLSICYSDTMWGTNARQAHLKQTKFFVCNCERCEDVTELGTNFSALRCIGNAACDGLILPESLNQWKNSWRCGKCGASYDFKEVAQILAEATADLARLGKANDETCIDFIEKYSKKLSKNHYLLTEVRISLAQVIGQNGQMQRITDSKLFLKLETAKNLIELISNLAPAESRLLGVLHFEAHSALAEIARRGAAKKNPNFKGAYEESYHHAEQAIKYLKHEPSVLPEGRVLKQAKINAESLKIMLLQMA; this is translated from the exons ATGGTATCGGAAAACGAACGCGTCGCAGGAAATTGTGCAATTTGTGATAAAGAGACAAAAACAAG ATGTTCAGCGTGCCAATCAGTGTTTTACTGCTGTGTTGAACATCAAAAAAGTGATTGGAGTcgacataaaaattcatgtcatCCATTCAAG gtcGAATCCAGTCCCGAATTTGGCAGATATTTAGTTGCGAGCAAGGATATCAAAGCAGGCGAAATTgttctaaaa gaatCTCCTTTGGTTTGCGGTCCAAGTCAAATAACGCCTCCCGTGTGCGTTGGATGCttacaaaaaatcgaagagaaACGTCACACGGAATGTGAAAGATGTGGTTGGCTCGTTTGTCGTCGCGAATGTCAAGATCTTCCAGGTCACAAGGCAGAATGTGAGCTGACTGTCGCTCGCGGTGAAAAAGTTTCagttttcaagtattttgaAGCGCCGCATCCAACATATCAATGTCTCGCCGTTGTTCGAGCACTTTTGTTAAGAGATAGTGCACccgaaaaatacgaaaaattgctGAAACTTGAGTCGCACGACAAGGAACGCAAAGAGACGGAACAATGGGAGCTCGATTCGAAACATATTGCGGATTTTATTaagag atttttccgATGTGAGTCGCGCTGGAGTACCGATGAGATTTTAAAAGTTGTTGGTATCCTCCAAGTAAATGGGCATGAAGTGCCTTTAACTGTCCCCGGGCACATTGCCGTTTATAATCTCGCGTCGCTAATCGAGCATTCATGTCGCAATAACGTCGCAAAGTCCTTTACAAAACACGGCGACATCATTTTCTGGGCCCCAAATCCCATTAAGCGGGGCGAACGGCTCAGTATCTGCTATTCGGATACAATGTGGGGCACAAATGCCCGTCAAGCACATTTGAaacaaacgaaatttttcgtgtgtaacTGCGAAAGATGCGAAGATGTCACGGAACTGGGCACGAATTTCAGTGCATTGCGGTGCATCGGGAATGCGGCATGCGACGGACTCATCTTACCAGAAAGTTTGAATCAATGGAAAAATTCTTGGAG GTGCGGCAAATGCGGCGCGTCTTACGACTTTAAGGAAGTTGCGCAGATTTTGGCGGAAGCGACGGCGGATTTGGCGCGTCTCGGAAAGGCAAATGACGAAACGTGCATCGATTTTATCGAGAAATACtcgaaaaaattgtcgaaaaatcattatttattgaCGGAAGTACGGATCAGCTTGGCACAGGTCATCGGGCAAAATGGACAAATGCAACGAATAACGGACAGCAAGTTATTCCTGAAACTTGAAACTGCGAAAAATTTGATAGAATTGATCAGTAATTTAGCGCCAG ctgaatCACGTCTTTTGGGCGTCTTACACTTTGAAGCTCACTCAGCATTGGCAGAAATCGCACGACGCGGAGCAGCAAAGAAAAATCCAAACTTCAAAGGAGCTTATGAAGAATCATATCATCATGCCGAGCAAGCAATCAAATACTTGAAACACGAACCTTCAGTGCTGCCCGAAGGAAGAGTTTTGAAACAGGCGAAAATCAATGCGGAATCCCTGAAAATTATGTTACTCCAAATggcttaa
- the LOC134837935 gene encoding SET domain-containing protein SmydA-8-like isoform X1, whose translation MVSENERVAGNCAICDKETKTRCSACQSVFYCCVEHQKSDWSRHKNSCHPFKVESSPEFGRYLVASKDIKAGEIVLKESPLVCGPSQITPPVCVGCLQKIEEKRHTECERCGWLVCRRECQDLPGHKAECELTVARGEKVSVFKYFEAPHPTYQCLAVVRALLLRDSAPEKYEKLLKLESHDKERKETEQWELDSKHIADFIKRFFRCESRWSTDEILKVVGILQVNGHEVPLTVPGHIAVYNLASLIEHSCRNNVAKSFTKHGDIIFWAPNPIKRGERLSICYSDTMWGTNARQAHLKQTKFFVCNCERCEDVTELGTNFSALRCIGNAACDGLILPEKHMRMMKTNNGSFDDRCGKCGASYDFKEVAQILAEATADLARLGKANDETCIDFIEKYSKKLSKNHYLLTEVRISLAQVIGQNGQMQRITDSKLFLKLETAKNLIELISNLAPAESRLLGVLHFEAHSALAEIARRGAAKKNPNFKGAYEESYHHAEQAIKYLKHEPSVLPEGRVLKQAKINAESLKIMLLQMA comes from the exons ATGGTATCGGAAAACGAACGCGTCGCAGGAAATTGTGCAATTTGTGATAAAGAGACAAAAACAAG ATGTTCAGCGTGCCAATCAGTGTTTTACTGCTGTGTTGAACATCAAAAAAGTGATTGGAGTcgacataaaaattcatgtcatCCATTCAAG gtcGAATCCAGTCCCGAATTTGGCAGATATTTAGTTGCGAGCAAGGATATCAAAGCAGGCGAAATTgttctaaaa gaatCTCCTTTGGTTTGCGGTCCAAGTCAAATAACGCCTCCCGTGTGCGTTGGATGCttacaaaaaatcgaagagaaACGTCACACGGAATGTGAAAGATGTGGTTGGCTCGTTTGTCGTCGCGAATGTCAAGATCTTCCAGGTCACAAGGCAGAATGTGAGCTGACTGTCGCTCGCGGTGAAAAAGTTTCagttttcaagtattttgaAGCGCCGCATCCAACATATCAATGTCTCGCCGTTGTTCGAGCACTTTTGTTAAGAGATAGTGCACccgaaaaatacgaaaaattgctGAAACTTGAGTCGCACGACAAGGAACGCAAAGAGACGGAACAATGGGAGCTCGATTCGAAACATATTGCGGATTTTATTaagag atttttccgATGTGAGTCGCGCTGGAGTACCGATGAGATTTTAAAAGTTGTTGGTATCCTCCAAGTAAATGGGCATGAAGTGCCTTTAACTGTCCCCGGGCACATTGCCGTTTATAATCTCGCGTCGCTAATCGAGCATTCATGTCGCAATAACGTCGCAAAGTCCTTTACAAAACACGGCGACATCATTTTCTGGGCCCCAAATCCCATTAAGCGGGGCGAACGGCTCAGTATCTGCTATTCGGATACAATGTGGGGCACAAATGCCCGTCAAGCACATTTGAaacaaacgaaatttttcgtgtgtaacTGCGAAAGATGCGAAGATGTCACGGAACTGGGCACGAATTTCAGTGCATTGCGGTGCATCGGGAATGCGGCATGCGACGGACTCATCTTACCAGAAA AGCATATGAGGATGATGAAGACCAATAATGGTTCATTTGATGACAGGTGCGGCAAATGCGGCGCGTCTTACGACTTTAAGGAAGTTGCGCAGATTTTGGCGGAAGCGACGGCGGATTTGGCGCGTCTCGGAAAGGCAAATGACGAAACGTGCATCGATTTTATCGAGAAATACtcgaaaaaattgtcgaaaaatcattatttattgaCGGAAGTACGGATCAGCTTGGCACAGGTCATCGGGCAAAATGGACAAATGCAACGAATAACGGACAGCAAGTTATTCCTGAAACTTGAAACTGCGAAAAATTTGATAGAATTGATCAGTAATTTAGCGCCAG ctgaatCACGTCTTTTGGGCGTCTTACACTTTGAAGCTCACTCAGCATTGGCAGAAATCGCACGACGCGGAGCAGCAAAGAAAAATCCAAACTTCAAAGGAGCTTATGAAGAATCATATCATCATGCCGAGCAAGCAATCAAATACTTGAAACACGAACCTTCAGTGCTGCCCGAAGGAAGAGTTTTGAAACAGGCGAAAATCAATGCGGAATCCCTGAAAATTATGTTACTCCAAATggcttaa